A window of the Pseudomonas furukawaii genome harbors these coding sequences:
- the hppD gene encoding 4-hydroxyphenylpyruvate dioxygenase has product MADIFENPMGLMGFEFIEFASPTPNTLEPIFAMMGFTKVATHRSKDVHLYRQGEINLILNNEPKSLAAYFAAEHGPSVCGMAFRVKNAHQAYARALELGAQPIDIPTGPMELRLPAIKGIGGAPLYLIDRFGEGSSIYDIDFEFIEGVDRHPKGAGLKLIDHLTHNVYRGRMAYWADFYEKLFNFREIRYFDIKGEYTGLTSKAMTAPDGKIRIPLNEESSKGSGQIEEFLMQFNGEGIQHVAFFTDDLVKTWDELKALGMRFMTAPPATYYEMLQSRLPDHGEPEGELQARGILLDGTTDGGNRRLLLQIFSETLMGPVFFEFIQRKGDDGFGEGNFKALFESIERDQIRRGVLTTE; this is encoded by the coding sequence ATGGCTGACATCTTCGAAAACCCCATGGGCCTGATGGGCTTTGAATTCATCGAGTTCGCGTCCCCCACCCCCAACACCCTGGAACCCATCTTCGCCATGATGGGCTTCACCAAGGTCGCCACCCACCGCTCCAAGGACGTGCACCTGTATCGCCAGGGCGAGATCAACCTGATCCTCAACAACGAGCCGAAGAGCCTGGCCGCCTACTTCGCCGCCGAGCACGGCCCCTCCGTCTGCGGCATGGCCTTCCGCGTGAAGAACGCCCACCAGGCCTACGCCCGCGCCCTGGAACTGGGTGCCCAGCCCATCGACATCCCCACCGGACCGATGGAACTGCGCCTGCCGGCCATCAAGGGCATCGGCGGCGCGCCGCTCTACCTGATCGACCGCTTCGGCGAGGGCTCCTCGATCTACGACATCGACTTCGAGTTCATCGAAGGCGTCGACCGCCACCCCAAAGGCGCGGGCCTGAAGCTGATCGACCACCTGACCCACAACGTCTATCGCGGTCGCATGGCCTACTGGGCCGACTTCTACGAGAAGCTGTTCAACTTCCGCGAGATCCGCTACTTCGACATCAAGGGCGAGTACACCGGCCTGACCTCCAAGGCCATGACCGCGCCGGATGGCAAGATCCGCATCCCGCTGAACGAGGAGTCCTCCAAGGGTTCGGGCCAGATCGAAGAGTTCCTGATGCAGTTCAACGGCGAAGGCATCCAGCACGTGGCCTTCTTCACCGACGACCTGGTCAAGACCTGGGACGAGCTCAAGGCCCTCGGCATGCGCTTCATGACCGCGCCGCCAGCCACCTACTACGAGATGCTCCAGAGCCGCCTGCCCGACCACGGCGAGCCGGAAGGCGAACTGCAGGCCCGTGGCATCCTGCTGGACGGCACCACCGACGGCGGCAACCGGCGCCTGCTGCTGCAGATCTTCTCGGAAACCCTGATGGGCCCGGTGTTCTTCGAGTTCATCCAGCGCAAGGGCGACGACGGATTCGGCGAGGGCAACTTCAAGGCCCTGTTCGAGTCCATCGAGCGCGACCAGATCCGCCGTGGCGTCCTGACCACGGAGTAA
- the maiA gene encoding maleylacetoacetate isomerase, with amino-acid sequence MDLYTYYRSTSSYRVRIALALKGLEARHIPVNLIQDGGQQHRPEYRAINPQGRVPSLRTDDGALLIQSPAILEYLEERYPSPALLPADLLARARQRAVAAVIGCDIHPLHNVAVLNRLRGLKVDEAEVMAWIRHWIAEGFNAIEALIGDDGFCFGEPGLADVYLLPQVYAARRFELDLSHYPKIARVEALALAHPAFVQAHPDQQADKPA; translated from the coding sequence ATGGACCTCTACACCTACTACCGTTCCACGTCTTCCTACCGGGTGCGCATCGCGCTGGCCCTGAAGGGACTGGAAGCCCGGCACATCCCGGTGAACCTGATCCAGGACGGTGGACAGCAGCACAGGCCCGAGTACAGGGCGATCAATCCCCAGGGCCGCGTGCCCAGCCTGCGCACCGACGACGGCGCCCTGCTGATCCAGTCCCCCGCCATCCTCGAATACCTGGAAGAGCGCTATCCCAGCCCCGCCCTGCTGCCCGCCGACCTCCTGGCCCGCGCCCGCCAGCGTGCGGTGGCGGCCGTCATCGGCTGCGATATCCACCCATTGCACAACGTCGCCGTGCTCAATCGCCTGCGTGGCCTGAAGGTCGATGAAGCCGAGGTGATGGCCTGGATCCGTCACTGGATCGCCGAGGGCTTCAACGCCATCGAGGCGCTGATCGGCGACGACGGCTTCTGCTTCGGCGAGCCCGGCCTGGCCGACGTCTACCTGCTACCGCAGGTCTATGCGGCCCGCCGTTTCGAACTGGACCTGTCACACTATCCGAAGATCGCCCGGGTCGAAGCCCTTGCCCTTGCGCATCCGGCCTTCGTCCAGGCGCACCCCGACCAGCAAGCCGACAAGCCGGCCTGA
- a CDS encoding FecR family protein, with translation MPQSAAPGSHVLDDAVMAEALDWLIRLEDADDLDRAQFQAWIERAPAHRAAFDKARGIWQSPALADIARELEAGLQPPRPARRRLLKPLTLAAGLVLAVAAALESDLPLRLRADHLTDVGERQNLQLADGSRVLLNTDSALSSRIDDQRRIARLFRGEAYFDVARDPDRPFEVEAGPVQVSVRGTAFAVRYLGNAAEVSVHHGSVDLSSRQDGARVSLRAGDSIRIGPEGFGDPRQGDLDQELAWVRGRLVFEDCPLSQVLVELRRYYPGWILSADDDLGQVKVTGNYRLDDPIGVVRSLAQVTSARLHEYPALLILD, from the coding sequence ATGCCCCAGTCCGCCGCCCCCGGCAGCCACGTACTCGACGACGCCGTGATGGCTGAAGCCCTCGACTGGCTGATCCGCCTCGAGGACGCCGACGACCTCGATCGCGCGCAGTTCCAGGCCTGGATCGAGCGCGCCCCGGCGCATCGCGCGGCCTTCGACAAGGCTCGGGGCATCTGGCAATCGCCCGCGCTGGCGGACATCGCGCGGGAGCTGGAGGCCGGCCTGCAGCCGCCGCGGCCCGCCCGGCGGCGACTGCTCAAGCCCCTGACCCTGGCCGCCGGCCTGGTGCTGGCGGTGGCCGCCGCCCTGGAGAGCGACCTGCCGCTACGCCTCAGGGCCGACCACCTGACCGACGTGGGCGAGCGCCAGAACCTGCAACTGGCCGACGGTTCCAGGGTCCTGCTCAACACCGACTCCGCCCTCTCCAGCCGCATCGACGACCAGCGGCGCATCGCCCGCCTCTTCCGGGGCGAGGCCTACTTCGACGTGGCCCGGGACCCCGATCGCCCCTTCGAGGTGGAGGCCGGGCCGGTCCAGGTGTCGGTGCGCGGCACCGCCTTCGCCGTGCGCTACCTGGGCAACGCCGCGGAAGTCAGCGTCCACCATGGCAGCGTCGACCTCAGCAGCCGCCAGGACGGCGCCCGGGTCAGCCTGCGGGCCGGGGACAGCATCCGCATCGGTCCCGAGGGTTTTGGCGATCCGCGCCAGGGCGACCTGGACCAGGAGCTTGCCTGGGTGCGCGGCCGCCTGGTGTTCGAGGATTGCCCCCTGAGCCAGGTCCTGGTGGAACTGCGCCGCTACTACCCGGGCTGGATCCTCAGCGCCGACGATGACCTGGGCCAGGTCAAGGTCACCGGCAACTACCGCCTCGACGACCCGATCGGCGTGGTTCGTTCCCTGGCCCAGGTCACCTCCGCGCGGCTCCACGAATACCCCGCGCTGCTGATCCTCGACTGA
- a CDS encoding RNA polymerase sigma factor encodes MTTSKLDAVFIAQRTPLLRTLIRMVKNPSVAEDLVQETYLRVATTLRERRVDHLEPFLFQTGRNLALDHLRHMRMKSRTLVEDLPGAVIEAIPDAASSTEDGLYAGQLLERLGTTLSRLTDRQQRMFILSRLHGLGHGEIAERLKVSPSTVQKELKLIMAICVESLSRLEPTP; translated from the coding sequence GTGACCACCTCCAAGCTCGACGCCGTATTCATCGCCCAACGAACCCCGCTGCTGCGCACCCTCATCCGCATGGTGAAAAACCCCAGCGTGGCGGAAGACCTGGTCCAGGAAACCTACCTGCGGGTCGCCACCACCTTGCGGGAGCGGCGCGTCGACCACCTCGAACCCTTTCTCTTCCAGACCGGGCGCAACCTCGCCCTGGACCACCTGCGGCACATGCGCATGAAGTCCCGCACCCTGGTGGAGGACCTGCCCGGAGCGGTGATCGAGGCCATCCCGGACGCCGCCTCATCCACCGAGGACGGCCTCTACGCCGGGCAACTGCTGGAGCGCCTGGGCACCACCCTGTCGCGCCTGACGGACCGCCAGCAGCGCATGTTCATCCTCAGCCGCCTTCACGGCCTCGGCCACGGCGAAATCGCCGAGCGGCTGAAGGTCTCGCCCAGTACGGTGCAGAAGGAACTGAAACTCATCATGGCGATCTGCGTGGAAAGCCTCAGCCGCCTGGAGCCAACCCCATGA